From Vanrija pseudolonga chromosome 1, complete sequence, a single genomic window includes:
- the DBP9 gene encoding ATP-dependent RNA helicase DBP9, translated as MAPTVSDALLDAELTFSSPPFSTLVDARVLRALADLKFAHPTLVQAKAIPLLLEGKDVLARARTGSGKTAAYLVPAVQRVLELKAATTPASPDYQATRAVVLVPTRELAIQVTTLVKALSTYCEGLISVANVAAGGASVQRVLLNDNPDIVVATPTKLLSLLQSKSIDLSHLAFLAIDEADLLLSYGHKDDLNRIMDPAMGYVPKLGVQGCLMSATLSEEVEGVKGLILRNPAILTLSEPATSSSLLTQHFTYTSERDKFLLIYVLLKLKLIKGKSIIFVNDVERGYRVRLFLEQFGVKCCVVNSELPLASRYHVVEEFNRGVYDVVVATDEAALGDDEESDEEEEAEEEAEEKDEEKDEAEAEPEAGPSKRRASSPAGGAPAKRRRGPGNSMARGIDFTAASSVINFDLPTTPTAYLHRVGRTARAGHSGLALSFVVPREKWGKDKGVLLKTAERDEAVFEKIKARVKAEGGAEVKEWDWGGRRGEIEGFRYRMEDALRSVTAKRVTDARREEVRRELLNSEKLKQHFAANPLDLAYLRHDAPLHPGRTASHLKHVPGYLMPKIAAIPAGSGDVTDNQHIGFAKRGRGGHRGRGGGRGGASRGKGKKVDPLKFKA; from the exons ATGGCTCCCACGGTCTCTGACGCTCTGCTCGA TGCCGAGCTCAcgttctcctcgccgccgttcaGCACGCTCgttgacgcgcgcgtgctccgcgcgctcgcggaccTCAAGTTCGCCCACCCGACCCTAGTGCAGGCCAAGGCGATCCCCCTGCTTCTCGAAGGCAAGGACGTGCTTGCCCGTGCACGCACAGGCAGCGGAAAGACAGCAGCATACCTCGTCCCCGCTGTccagcgcgtgctcgagctcaaggccgccacGACGCCCGCCTCACCAGACTACCAGGCGACACGGgcggtcgtcctcgtccccaCTCGCGAGCTTGCGATCCAGGTCACAACCCTCGTCAAGGCCCTCTCGACGTACTGCGAGGGCCTGATCTCCGTCGCCaacgtcgcggccggcggtgCTAGCGTTCAACG CGTTCTGCTCAACGACAACcccgacattgtcgtcgccaCTCCGACCAAGCTCTTGTCGCTCCTTCAGTCCAAGAGCATCGACCTCTCCCACCTCGCCTTCCTGGCTATCGATGAGGCCGACCTGCTGCTCTCCTACGGCCACAAGGATGACCTGAACCGCATCATGGACCCTGCGATGGGCTACGTTCCCAAGCTCGGCGTTCAGGGATGCCTCATGAGTGCTACGCTcagcgaggaggtcgagggtgtCAAGGGATTGATACTCCGCAACCCCGCCATCCTCACCCTCTCCGAGCCCGCCACATCATCTTCTCTCCTCACACAACACTTCACCTACACCTCGGAGCGCGACAAGTTCCTGCTCATCTACGTCCTtctcaagctcaagctcatcAAGGGCAAGTCGATCATCTTTGtcaacgacgtcgagcgcggctACCGCGTCAGGCTGTTCCTGGAACAGTTTGGCGTCAAGTGCTGCGTCGTCAACTCTGAGCTGCCCCTCGCCAGTCGATaccacgtcgtcgaggagttCAACCGCGGTGTCTACGACGTCGTGGTTGCCACCGACGAGGCTGCcctcggtgacgacgaggagtcagatgaggaggaggaggctgaggaggaggccgaggagaaggacgaggagaaggacgaggccgaagcTGAGCCTGAAGCCGGCCCATCAAAACGTCGTGCCTCGTCACCTGCCGGCGGTGCCCCCGCCAAGCGGAGAAGAGGACCTGGCAACTCGATGGCGCGTGGCATCGActtcaccgccgcctcctccgtcATCAACTTTGacctccccaccacccccaccgccTACCTGCATCGCGTGGGCCGCACCGCGCGTGCTGGCCACTCTGGTCTTGCGCTGTCCTTTGTCGTGCCCCGCGAAAAGTggggcaaggacaagggtGTGCTTCTCAAGactgccgagcgcgacgaggccgtcttTGAGAAGATCAAGGCgcgcgtcaaggccgagggcggcgcagAGGTCAAGGAGTGGGACTGGggaggacggcgcggggAGATCGAGGGCTTCCGGTACCGTATGGAGGACGCGCTGCGCTCCGTCACCGCCAAGCGTGTTAcggacgcgcgccgcgaagaggtccgccgcgagctgctcaacTCGGAGAAGCTCAAGCAGCACTTTGCCGCCAACCCTCTCGACCTCGCATACCTGCGCCACGACGCGCCCCTGCACCCCGGCCGCACGGCGAGCCACCTCAAGCACGTCCCGGGCTACCTCATGCCCAAGATTGCTGCTATccccgccggctcgggcgacgTGACCGACAACCAGCACATTGGCTTTGCGAAGCGCGGCCGTGGAGGACACcgcgggcgtggtggaggaCGTGGAGGCGCGTCGAggggcaagggcaagaaggtcgacCCGCTCAAGTTCAAGGCTTAG